A section of the Flavobacterium ardleyense genome encodes:
- a CDS encoding DUF808 domain-containing protein, with product MASGFFAILDDIAAIMDDVAVMSKVAAKKTAGILGDDLAVNAEKASGFASSREIPVLWAITKGSLINKIIILPVAFLLSAFFPIAITIALLLGGFYLAYEGAEKIYEFLVPHKDAAVVDLDQDITEEEILAMEQSKIKSAIVTDFILSVEIIIIAMSTVVNNTLTTQILVVSAIALLATVGVYGIVAVIVRMDEAGYYLIKKSKKEKSLKKSFGMMLVKALPYVIKSLTVIGTIALILVSGGIFAHNVDYFHHFLPNLPDIVREAIIGLAVGALCVVVVKLFLFVKNSFKKK from the coding sequence ATGGCTTCAGGTTTTTTTGCAATATTGGATGATATCGCCGCAATTATGGATGATGTTGCGGTTATGAGTAAGGTTGCAGCAAAGAAAACTGCAGGTATTCTCGGTGATGATTTGGCAGTAAATGCGGAGAAAGCTTCAGGATTTGCATCATCGCGAGAAATTCCGGTGCTATGGGCAATTACAAAAGGTTCTTTAATTAATAAAATAATTATTTTACCGGTAGCATTTCTACTAAGTGCATTTTTTCCAATTGCGATAACAATAGCTTTATTATTAGGAGGATTCTACTTAGCCTATGAAGGAGCTGAGAAAATTTATGAATTTTTGGTCCCACATAAGGATGCGGCGGTAGTCGATTTGGATCAAGACATTACCGAAGAAGAAATTCTTGCAATGGAACAATCTAAAATAAAATCTGCCATTGTAACTGATTTTATACTCTCTGTCGAGATTATTATCATCGCGATGAGTACAGTTGTTAATAATACGCTAACAACACAAATCTTGGTAGTGAGTGCAATTGCTCTACTTGCAACAGTAGGTGTATACGGCATTGTTGCGGTAATTGTTCGTATGGACGAGGCTGGCTATTACCTTATCAAGAAAAGTAAAAAGGAAAAAAGTTTAAAAAAATCCTTTGGAATGATGCTCGTAAAGGCACTTCCGTATGTAATTAAATCTCTCACTGTCATTGGAACGATCGCCTTAATCCTCGTTTCAGGTGGTATTTTTGCCCACAATGTTGATTACTTTCACCACTTTTTACCTAATCTTCCAGATATCGTTCGTGAAGCTATAATCGGTTTAGCGGTTGGTGCACTATGTGTTGTAGTAGTAAAATTATTTTTATTTGTTAAAAATTCTTTCAAGAAAAAGTAG
- a CDS encoding mechanosensitive ion channel family protein: MEVFQQWFDTLLSDAGVAPDWISFFSMLIGLAILIAVAVFTYLVIKHFLIRFLNAFFRKTSFKWDDVLADRNTFNNLAHIIPAIIVRIAIPKLFVDYPQVQPFMIKVGDVYILIAATLIIISFVKAVEYILSQSPVFANKPLASYFQLLRIVIYIAIFITILSVLLGKSPMYFLTAFGAMTAIILLIFKDTILGLVASVQISANDVVRVGDWVEMPKYNADGDVIAINLNTVKVRNWDKTITAIPTFYFITDSFKNWRGMQESGGRRIKRSILFNVHTVKFVNPETRERFKQYSLITEYVSERQNEIEVYNTENGVDTSQLINGRRMTNIGVFRIYVENYLKQHKGIQQEMTMLVRQLPSDDRGLPIEIYCFTNTTSWLEYETIQSDIFDHLFAAASWFELELYQQPAGSDIALAIEKVSQISKSQME, encoded by the coding sequence ATGGAAGTTTTTCAGCAATGGTTTGATACCTTATTATCAGATGCCGGAGTAGCACCTGACTGGATTTCCTTTTTCAGCATGCTCATTGGCCTAGCGATTTTAATTGCAGTTGCCGTATTTACCTACTTAGTTATTAAGCATTTTCTCATTCGGTTTTTGAATGCCTTTTTCAGAAAAACATCTTTTAAATGGGATGATGTGTTGGCCGATCGCAATACCTTTAACAATTTGGCCCATATTATACCTGCAATTATAGTTCGAATTGCAATACCAAAATTGTTTGTAGACTATCCGCAAGTACAGCCATTCATGATCAAGGTTGGTGATGTCTACATATTAATTGCTGCGACATTGATTATTATATCATTCGTAAAAGCGGTGGAATACATCCTATCGCAATCGCCTGTTTTTGCCAACAAACCGCTTGCGAGTTACTTTCAATTATTGCGAATTGTAATTTATATTGCAATTTTCATCACGATACTTTCGGTGCTTTTAGGCAAATCGCCAATGTATTTTCTGACCGCCTTCGGGGCAATGACTGCAATAATATTATTAATCTTTAAGGACACTATTTTAGGTCTAGTGGCTAGCGTTCAAATATCAGCAAATGATGTAGTGAGAGTTGGTGATTGGGTAGAAATGCCAAAATATAACGCTGATGGAGATGTAATAGCAATAAATTTAAATACGGTAAAAGTCCGCAATTGGGATAAAACGATTACGGCAATTCCAACTTTTTATTTTATTACCGACAGTTTTAAAAATTGGCGCGGAATGCAAGAAAGTGGTGGAAGACGTATCAAGAGATCCATACTTTTTAATGTGCATACAGTTAAGTTTGTAAATCCAGAAACGCGAGAACGCTTTAAACAATATAGCTTAATTACGGAGTATGTATCTGAACGCCAAAACGAAATAGAGGTATACAATACAGAAAATGGTGTAGACACTTCACAACTGATTAATGGAAGAAGAATGACAAATATTGGAGTTTTTCGGATTTATGTTGAAAATTATCTTAAGCAACATAAAGGTATTCAGCAAGAGATGACGATGCTGGTGCGACAACTTCCGAGCGATGATCGAGGTTTACCTATAGAAATTTATTGCTTTACTAACACCACCAGCTGGTTGGAATACGAAACTATTCAATCTGATATATTTGACCATTTATTTGCAGCTGCCTCTTGGTTTGAGCTTGAATTATATCAGCAACCAGCAGGTAGTGATATTGCTTTGGCGATAGAGAAAGTCTCTCAAATATCTAAGTCACAGATGGAGTAA